From one Candidatus Binatus sp. genomic stretch:
- the rpsO gene encoding 30S ribosomal protein S15 produces MPLPSARKREVIQANARTTNDSGSPEVQVALLSARIDQLTEHLAAHKKDHHTRRGLLRLVGKRRRLLDYLHSRDFSRYKGLIEKLGIRR; encoded by the coding sequence ATGCCTCTTCCATCGGCCCGTAAGCGGGAAGTCATACAAGCCAACGCTCGAACCACCAATGACAGTGGCTCGCCTGAAGTTCAGGTCGCGCTACTTTCGGCCCGGATCGACCAGTTGACCGAGCATCTCGCGGCGCACAAGAAGGATCATCACACGCGCCGTGGACTGTTGCGACTGGTCGGCAAGCGTCGTCGGCTGCTTGATTACCTGCATTCGCGCGACTTTTCGCGATACAAAGGGCTGATCGAAAAGCTGGGTATCCGGAGATAG